The genomic DNA AAGATTGACTAAGGAGATTAAAATAGGCAATAGGTATATTGGAGGAAACAATAAAATACTAATTCAATCTATGACAAATACAAAAACTATCGATATAGATAAAACAGTTGAACAAATAAAAATATTAGAAGAAAATGGCTGTGATATAATTAGAGTTGCAGTACCTGATAATAATAGTGCAAAAGCCATTGAGAAAATTAAGGAAAGCATAACTATACCTATAGTTGCCGATATTCATTTTGATTATAAATTAGCAATAGAATCTATCAGATACGGAGCAGATAAGATAAGGATTAATCCTGGGAACATTGGTGGAGAAGAAAAGGTTGCCGAAATTGTAAAAGAGGCAAAACGATATAATATTCCTATTAGAGTTGGAGCAAACTCTGGATCACTTCCTAAGTGGATTCTTCAAAAATATGGCTCACCAACACCTGAAGCCATAGTTGAAGCTGCTTTAGAACAGGTTGCTTTGTTAGAAAAATATGATTTTGATAATATAGTTATATCAGTAAAATCATCTGACATTAAAAAAACAATTGAAAGCTATAGAATTCTATCTACTAAAACTAAGTATCCATTACATTTGGGATTAACTGAAGCAGGAACATTTTTGACAGGAACTATAAAATCATCTATTGCTATTGGAAGTCTACTTTTAGATGGAATAGGTGATACTATAAGGGTATCTTTAACAGATGATCCTTTAAAAGAAGTAATAGTAGCTAAGGAAATATTAAAATCTATTAATCTTCGAAAAGGAGTTAATATAATATCATGTCCAACATGTGCAAGATGTAGAGTAAATTTAACACAAATTGCTTCTGAGGTTGAAAAGAGACTATCTAACATTGATGAAAATTTAAATGTAGCAATAATGGGATGTGCTGTAAATGGTCCTGGAGAAGCTAAAGAGGCAGATATTGGAATTGCATGTGGTGATAAAGAAGGATTGCTTTTTATAAAAGGTGAAATAAAAGAAAAAATTCCTGAAAACAAAATTGTAGATAAACTTATTGAAGGGATTAATAGTCTTTTATACATGAGGAGGGATTAAATGCGAAAGGTATCAGTAATAATACCTGCACACAATGAAGAAGAAAGAATAGGGAATGTATTAGATGTGGTTAAAAAAAGTCTATTGATTAATAGTATATATGTAGTTGATGATGGATCTACTGATAATACAAGTCAAGTAGCAGAAAGTTATAATGTAAATGTATTGCGGTTACCAGAGAATAAAGGCAAAGGTTTTGCTGTTTTATATGGTGTTAAGAATACTGAAAGTGATGTTATTTTAATGCTTGATGCTGACTTAATTAATCTTAAAGAAGAACACATAGAAAATTTATTAAATCCGGTCTTACAAGATAATGCTGATATGACCATAGGTATTTTTTCTAATGGAAGATTTTCAACTGATTTAGCTCAAATGATATCTCCATTTTTATCAGGTCAAAGAGCAATAAAAAGATGGATATTTGACGAGATTGATATAGAACAAGTAAATCAGGCTGGTTATGCTATTGAGATAATTCTTACAAATATAGCAAAAAAATTGGAGCTTAGGGTAATGGAAGTTGATTTACCAAATGTATCACATGTTATGAAAGAGGAAAAAATGGGCTTCATAAAAGGTTCACAAGCAAGAATGAAAATGTATAAGGATATTTTCAAAGGTTTAATAATTTCAAAACAAAAGTAGGGATATTTATGCTGACTGAAGGTATTTTAAATATTAAGCCTATTAAAATTGAATATAACACTAACAAAAATAACTTAATTCTTTATCTTGACAGATTAAATGATATTGATGAAAGAATTTTTGAAAATATGGAATTACACATAACAGAGAATTTAAAGGTTTGCAATGATGTTGAATTTAGACTTGTTCCTAAAAATAGATATGTTTTAATAGAAGTAATTGAGAATTACAAGTGGTATTTGTTTTATAAAATATATAAAAAATGTAGAGGTCTTAAAACAATTCTTAAAGATTTTGATTTTGAAGTTCAAAATAATAATAGCCTTATAATAAATGTTCCAGTAGGAATAAAGGATATTTTGCTGGATAGGAAGGTTGATCTATTATTAAATCAAGTTTTGAAAAATGAATTTAGCATAGAAACTCAAATTTTAATAAAAACAAAAGAAATGAATTTTGAGATTGAAAATGAGTTAAATATTATTGATTTTGAAAAACATAAAGATATAACAGAGCACAAAGAAGAAACACATAAAGTGGATAAAAAAACCGAAGTGAATGATGATGAAAAAAAAGTAGTATTTGGAAAAAAGATTAATATTGATCCTACTCCCATCAGTCAAATAAAAACTGGTGAAAAGGTATGTATTGAAGGAGAAGTTATAAATATCGAGTCAAAAGAAAGCAAGAACGGCACGCATTTAATATATAAGTTTTATATTACTGATTATAAAAACTCAACATTTGCAAAATGTATTATAAAAAAGGACAAGGATACTCTTTCTATAATAAAAAAGGGATCATATATAAAGATTTTTGGAAATGTAGAGTTTGATGATTATGAAAAAACTATATCAATAGTTGCTAAAGATATAAATTTTTCAAAAAAAATTGAGAGACTGGATAACAGCACTCAAAAAAGAGTGGAACTGCACTGCCATACTAAAATGTCTTCAATGGACGCAGTTTCTTCTGTAGAAGATATCATAAAAACTGCTGCTACGTGGGGACATAAGGCAATTGCAATTACCGATCATGGAGTTGTTCAAGCATATCCTGAAGCTCAAAATACACAAAAGGCATTTAAGGACAAACCAATAAAGATAATCTATGGAATGGAATGCTATTTAGTAGATGATGGTATCCCAATTGTTTACTTTGCAGATGAAAACCAAACATTAGATGATACATTTGTTGTTTTTGACGTTGAAACAACTGGCTTTGATGCTCATAAAGATAAAATTATTGAAATTGGTGCTGTTAAAGTAAAGAACAATCAAATTGTTGATAAATTTTCTACATTTATTAATCCAAATATGAAACTACCTAAGAAAATAATTGAGCTTACTTCAATAGATGACAATATGTTAGTTGATGCTCCACAAATAGAAGAGGTAATAGTAAATTTCTTTGAATTTTGCAAAGAT from Caldicellulosiruptoraceae bacterium PP1 includes the following:
- a CDS encoding glycosyltransferase family 2 protein, yielding MRKVSVIIPAHNEEERIGNVLDVVKKSLLINSIYVVDDGSTDNTSQVAESYNVNVLRLPENKGKGFAVLYGVKNTESDVILMLDADLINLKEEHIENLLNPVLQDNADMTIGIFSNGRFSTDLAQMISPFLSGQRAIKRWIFDEIDIEQVNQAGYAIEIILTNIAKKLELRVMEVDLPNVSHVMKEEKMGFIKGSQARMKMYKDIFKGLIISKQK
- the ispG gene encoding flavodoxin-dependent (E)-4-hydroxy-3-methylbut-2-enyl-diphosphate synthase; this encodes MTKEIKIGNRYIGGNNKILIQSMTNTKTIDIDKTVEQIKILEENGCDIIRVAVPDNNSAKAIEKIKESITIPIVADIHFDYKLAIESIRYGADKIRINPGNIGGEEKVAEIVKEAKRYNIPIRVGANSGSLPKWILQKYGSPTPEAIVEAALEQVALLEKYDFDNIVISVKSSDIKKTIESYRILSTKTKYPLHLGLTEAGTFLTGTIKSSIAIGSLLLDGIGDTIRVSLTDDPLKEVIVAKEILKSINLRKGVNIISCPTCARCRVNLTQIASEVEKRLSNIDENLNVAIMGCAVNGPGEAKEADIGIACGDKEGLLFIKGEIKEKIPENKIVDKLIEGINSLLYMRRD